A single Neoarius graeffei isolate fNeoGra1 chromosome 23, fNeoGra1.pri, whole genome shotgun sequence DNA region contains:
- the si:dkey-10o6.2 gene encoding uncharacterized protein si:dkey-10o6.2 encodes MALIPVVDFNVYKLGTSDVTDKNLQGLSKELRKAFTEVGFVYLKNTGIDQKEVDHVMDISKKFFLLPEEWKKPFSRGSYANNCNHGWVSSETESLNPRRPGDLKEAFNTASLRTDIKWPSDGVDRFRDIQVGFFLRCKELALRVLRVMALSLGLDPEVFLKAHSHIGSDENVSTLRVLYYPPVKAGSVKEGQIRCGEHSDYGSITLLFQSQEAGLQVLNRKGEFISAPSIPGTVMINIADLMQRWTSDVFVSAVHRVLLPPVGDSSTRQSLAFFMQPDNDAIITCCDGSDKYPPVTSADYLLARFNDSYGRK; translated from the exons ATGGCACTTATACCTGTGGTTGATTTCAATGTTTACAAACTTGGCACCAGCGATGTCACTGACAAGAACCTGCAGGGGTTATCCAAAGAACTTCGAAAGGCTTTCACCGAAGTGGGGTTTGTGTATCTCAAAAATACTGGAATAGATCAAAAAGAG GTAGATCATGTCATGGACATTTCTAAGAAGTTCTTCCTGCttcctgaagaatggaaaaaaccTTTCAGTAGGGGAAGTTACGCAAATAACTGCAATCATGGTTGGGTGTCTTCAGAGACAGAAAG TTTGAATCCTCGACGTCCAGGTGACTTGAAGGAGGCATTTAATACTGCATCCTTGCGCACAGATATT AAATGGCCCTCTGATGGTGTTGATCGCTTTCGTGACATCCAAGTGGGCTTTTTCCTGCGCTGTAAGGAGCTTGCTCTCCGTGTACTCAGGGTTATGGCTCTCAGTTTAGGCCTGGATCCAGAGGTTTTTCTCAAAGCACATAGCCACATTGGAA GTGATGAGAATGTCAGCACCCTGCGCGTTCTCTATTACCCTCCAGTGAAGGCTGGGAGTGTGAAGGAAGgtcagatccgctgtggtgagcaCTCAGACTATGGCAGTATCACACTACTCTTCCAGAGCCAAGAGGCAGGCTTGCAG GTATTAAATCGTAAAGGGGAGTTTATCTCAGCCCCAAGCATTCCTGGAACAGTGATGATCAACATTGCAGATCTGATGCAGAGGTGGACCAGTGACGTGTTTGTATCTGCT GTCCACAGAGTTCTACTACCTCCTGTGGGTGACTCAAGCACAAGGCAGTCTTTGGCGTTCTTCATGCAGCCGGATAATGATGCCATAATTACGTGTTGTGATGGCTCGGACAAATATCCTCCAGTGACATCGGCGGATTATCTCCTCGCAAGATTCAACGACTCTTATGGCAGAAAATAG